The following proteins are co-located in the Methanobrevibacter sp. genome:
- a CDS encoding EhaF family protein has translation MRIGVLWNKLADPKNIPRLFAFSLGIILIIGLIVPMALNPDQIYVRPAPQEQIDDGLSIAPYDRGGEVLTQAGHIDPQYPDNAKELGMITAYMSPLAQWVSSISPYFGTSIYSSPGGLIDEILYYTRGFDTILESSILMMSFIIASWLSINYTMNRKNDEEEIKKDVKKAIKDSTNVANEVSANDAKVRAKQLRRDN, from the coding sequence ATGAGAATAGGAGTTTTATGGAACAAACTGGCTGACCCTAAAAACATCCCTAGACTGTTTGCATTCAGTTTAGGAATAATTCTAATTATAGGATTAATTGTCCCAATGGCTTTGAATCCTGATCAAATATATGTTAGACCGGCTCCACAGGAGCAAATAGATGATGGTCTTTCAATTGCACCTTATGACAGAGGTGGAGAAGTATTGACACAAGCAGGTCACATTGACCCTCAATATCCTGATAATGCTAAGGAACTAGGAATGATTACTGCATATATGTCTCCATTGGCACAATGGGTATCCTCAATTTCCCCATACTTTGGAACATCAATTTATTCATCTCCTGGTGGACTTATAGATGAAATTTTATACTATACAAGAGGATTCGATACAATTTTAGAATCTTCAATCTTGATGATGTCATTCATCATTGCATCATGGTTATCCATTAACTACACCATGAACAGAAAAAATGATGAAGAAGAAATCAAAAAAGACGTTAAAAAAGCTATTAAAGACTCAACAAACGTAGCTAATGAAGTTAGTGCAAACGACGCTAAAGTTCGTGCAAAGCAATTGAGGAGGGATAACTGA
- a CDS encoding EhaG family protein: protein MVIIPEFVPTAFLNMYLPAIYAGLIVGFIGSMAIALKREEIHILILTDLIGLAMIFVVSAVGTDLAESLILPGLVVELAETLAISEILITREMRIIENNPRRNLSKSSSLFPQPFALNMEILNTAPNFIALILIAYGIFLTGFTGGAVAGGGIVLYALSKKARGLPVLVVDGLAGVSGIAWCLWIIGFLLFFVVPQYWLLSLFLAACGLLLKVASKVGLIGVLMREDMNKE from the coding sequence ATGGTAATTATACCTGAATTTGTTCCTACTGCATTTTTAAACATGTATTTGCCTGCAATTTATGCTGGTTTAATAGTTGGTTTCATTGGATCAATGGCAATAGCACTAAAAAGAGAAGAAATTCACATTCTTATCTTGACTGACCTTATTGGTCTTGCAATGATATTTGTAGTGTCTGCTGTTGGAACGGATCTTGCAGAATCATTAATTTTACCTGGTTTGGTTGTTGAACTTGCAGAAACATTAGCTATTTCAGAAATTTTAATTACAAGGGAAATGCGTATAATTGAGAACAATCCAAGAAGAAACCTTTCAAAATCTTCTTCACTGTTCCCACAGCCATTTGCATTGAACATGGAGATTTTAAATACTGCTCCTAACTTCATTGCATTGATATTGATTGCTTACGGAATTTTCTTAACAGGTTTTACTGGAGGAGCAGTAGCTGGTGGAGGAATCGTATTGTATGCATTATCCAAAAAAGCAAGAGGTCTTCCAGTGCTTGTTGTGGATGGCCTTGCAGGAGTTTCTGGTATTGCATGGTGTTTATGGATAATAGGTTTCTTATTATTCTTCGTAGTGCCTCAATATTGGTTATTAAGTTTATTCCTCGCTGCATGTGGATTATTATTAAAAGTAGCTTCAAAAGTTGGTTTAATTGGAGTGCTTATGAGAGAAGATATGAATAAGGAGTAA
- a CDS encoding EhaE family protein: MISVPLFFYFGIFLAIVGSIATAWGPGVNDPIIRTFNTEVASIGVCLVLLCYNHVLALLTLLATTVIISLILFRAIIRLEEMGADV, translated from the coding sequence ATGATTAGTGTTCCATTATTCTTTTACTTTGGAATTTTCCTTGCAATTGTAGGAAGTATTGCTACTGCATGGGGTCCTGGAGTCAACGACCCAATTATAAGGACATTCAATACTGAAGTAGCTTCAATCGGTGTTTGTTTGGTGTTATTATGCTACAACCACGTTTTAGCATTATTGACATTACTTGCAACAACCGTAATTATCAGTTTAATTTTATTTAGAGCTATTATTCGTTTAGAAGAAATGGGGGCAGACGTATGA